Proteins from a genomic interval of Fundulus heteroclitus isolate FHET01 chromosome 21, MU-UCD_Fhet_4.1, whole genome shotgun sequence:
- the gpr12 gene encoding G-protein coupled receptor 12, with protein sequence MSEEPPASPSWLSPDPTSWASGGLMDNSTGLGTFSVEDSPLPPSQLPLLVNPWDIVLCSSGTLIACENALVVLVIWQNPALRAPMFLLIGSLALADLLAGLGLVLHFTCAYLLRSDSAQLLTVGLVVASFSASVFSLLAITVDRYLSLYYALTYNSERTAAFTYTMLVLLWGLSLCLGLLPITGVNCLAEEASCSVVRPLTKNNVAVLSVSFLLLFGLMLQLYVQICKIVMRHAHQIALQHHFLAATPHYVTTRKGVSTLAIILGTFAACWMPFTVYSLVADYTYPPLYTYATLVPATYNSVINPVIYAFRNQEIQKALWLVCCGCVPARVAHRARTPSDV encoded by the coding sequence ATGAGCGAGGAGCCGCCGGCCTCCCCCAGCTGGCTGAGCCCTGATCCCACGTCGTGGGCCAGCGGGGGACTGATGGACAACAGCACTGGCCTGGGGACCTTCTCGGTGGAGGACTCCCCCCTGCCGCCCAGCCAGCTCCCACTGCTGGTCAACCCCTGGGACATCGTGCTGTGCTCCTCCGGGACTCTCATCGCCTGCGAGAACGCCCTGGTGGTGCTGGTGATCTGGCAGAACCCGGCGCTCAGGGCTCCCATGTTCCTCCTGATCGGCAGCCTGGCCCTGGCGGACCTGCTGGCCGGCCTGGGCCTGGTCCTTCACTTCACCTGTGCCTACCTGCTTCGCTCGGACTCGGCCCAGCTGCTGACGGTGGGTCTGGTGGTGGCCTCCTTCTCGGCCTCCGTCTTCAGCCTGCTGGCCATCACCGTCGACCGCTACCTGTCGCTGTACTACGCCCTCACCTACAACTCGGAGCGGACGGCGGCCTTCACCTACACCATGCTGGTGCTGCTGTGGGGCCTCTCCCTGTGCCTCGGCCTGCTGCCCATCACGGGGGTCAACTGCCTGGCCGAGGAGGCCTCCTGCAGCGTGGTGCGCCCGCTCACCAAGAACAACGTCGCCGTGCTGTCCGtctccttcctgctgctcttcGGCCTCATGCTCCAGCTCTACGTCCAGATCTGCAAGATCGTGATGCGCCACGCCCACCAGATCGCCCTCCAGCACCACTTCCTGGCCGCCACGCCCCACTACGTCACCACGCGCAAGGGCGTGTCCACCCTGGCCATCATCCTGGGCACGTTCGCCGCCTGCTGGATGCCGTTCACCGTCTACTCGCTCGTCGCCGACTACACCTACCCGCCGCTGTACACGTACGCCACGCTGGTGCCGGCCACCTACAACTCGGTCATCAACCCGGTCATCTACGCCTTCAGGAACCAGGAGATCCAGAAGGCCCTGTGGCTGGTGTGCTGCGGCTGCGTGCCGGCCAGGGTGGCGCACCGCGCTCGGACGCCCAGCGACGTGTGA